The following are encoded in a window of Gramella sp. MT6 genomic DNA:
- the secG gene encoding preprotein translocase subunit SecG — MSTFTIFLALIIIVAFLLVVVIMVQNPKGGGLSSSFGGGGQQLGGVKKTTDFLDKSTWTLATLLLVLILLSNVTIMDTPADAASGVFESDEPVNTEVPATQVPAQQPAQTDSAQ, encoded by the coding sequence ATGAGTACATTCACTATTTTTTTAGCTTTAATAATTATCGTAGCATTTTTGCTGGTAGTTGTGATCATGGTACAGAATCCTAAAGGGGGAGGGCTTTCTTCATCTTTTGGAGGCGGAGGCCAGCAATTGGGAGGTGTTAAGAAAACCACAGATTTTCTTGATAAAAGTACCTGGACACTTGCTACATTATTATTGGTATTGATCCTGCTTTCTAACGTAACTATTATGGATACTCCTGCAGATGCTGCAAGTGGAGTATTTGAAAGCGATGAACCTGTAAATACAGAAGTTCCTGCAACTCAGGTTCCGGCGCAACAACCGGCACAAACTGACAGCGCGCAGTAA
- a CDS encoding SRPBCC domain-containing protein encodes MEDLEIHAALQVAKPRKEVFEAIVDPEKMSNYFISESSGPLEADKTVQWKFPEFDMRFPVKVKQVNKPELIEFDWEGAPGKTLSVQIQLESITTSQTLVKIIEGKMENNKEGLQWFGRNSGGWANFLACMKAYLEYGINLRKGGFDFMKNP; translated from the coding sequence ATGGAAGATCTGGAAATACATGCGGCCTTACAGGTCGCAAAGCCGAGAAAAGAAGTATTTGAAGCTATCGTAGATCCTGAGAAAATGTCCAATTACTTCATATCTGAAAGTAGTGGTCCTCTAGAAGCTGATAAGACCGTACAATGGAAATTTCCAGAATTCGATATGAGGTTTCCTGTGAAGGTGAAACAGGTCAATAAACCAGAACTTATAGAATTTGATTGGGAAGGCGCTCCCGGCAAAACTCTTTCAGTACAGATCCAACTTGAATCTATCACGACAAGCCAGACCCTGGTAAAGATCATTGAAGGAAAAATGGAAAATAATAAAGAAGGCCTGCAATGGTTTGGTCGAAATTCCGGAGGATGGGCAAACTTTCTGGCCTGCATGAAAGCCTACCTGGAATATGGGATCAACCTGCGTAAAGGAGGCTTCGATTTTATGAAAAATCCTTAA
- a CDS encoding molybdopterin cofactor-binding domain-containing protein encodes MNKITRRTFIKNTGYVAIGFSMLPQSLLSSEGGCSSEYSLQSYGINDWLQVLEDGKVKIFTGKMELGQGIRIAIAQVAAEELNMNIDLVEVHLAETKVTPNEGYTAGSRSIVQSAMNVRKAAAAASNILLEKAATKYDIPKSSFKIQNGKILNKENQKLYSFQEILNGEQIEENVPNEVILKPKSEHQLVGSPVPRKDILKMLKAEPVYVQDLRFPGMVHARIARPPAYQAVLEEFNPDNAKKLPSVIKVIRINNFIGVLAQDEYQAQKAKELLEKDCEWKISAELNQTESWKDHLKAISSNSETVENTGNFSFGNNSLKASYSKPYVMHGSIGPSCAVAFFNRDKLQVWTHSQGVYPLQETLADLLDLNEDQMQITGVPGSGCYGHNGADDVAAEAALLATKYPGKHIRLQWSRADEHSWEPYGSAMIMDLEASLDDRGKIKNWNYELWSDTHSTRPGGNKVNLLPASYYGENNPSPTQGYLGGAYRNAQPYYSIENRNIKANFFKGPLRVSALRGLGAYANIFAIESFMDELAEKAEKDPLQFRLDHLSDSRAIDILNKLKQMTSDLSLQQNDGIGYAFSRYKNTDSYFGVAAKVRYESSKISIKKMWGVIDSGEVINPDGLRNQTEGGMIQSASWTMLEEVKFDKTHVTSLDWETYPIFRIADIPQIEVQIIDRPYEPPLGAGEAAQGATAAAIVNAIYNVTRKRVRDLPVSKTFEV; translated from the coding sequence ATGAACAAGATCACGCGTAGAACATTTATTAAGAATACCGGTTATGTGGCTATTGGTTTCAGTATGTTGCCACAAAGCCTTCTTTCTTCTGAAGGTGGCTGTTCATCTGAATATTCACTGCAGAGTTACGGAATAAATGACTGGCTGCAGGTCCTGGAAGACGGGAAGGTAAAGATCTTTACCGGAAAAATGGAATTAGGCCAGGGTATACGGATAGCCATAGCACAAGTAGCCGCAGAGGAACTTAACATGAATATAGATCTTGTTGAAGTGCATCTTGCAGAAACCAAAGTAACACCTAACGAAGGCTATACGGCAGGCAGCCGCTCTATTGTACAAAGTGCAATGAATGTAAGAAAGGCAGCCGCGGCCGCCTCAAATATCCTTTTGGAAAAAGCAGCTACGAAATATGATATTCCAAAATCTTCATTTAAAATTCAAAATGGAAAAATCCTGAATAAGGAAAACCAGAAACTTTACTCTTTCCAGGAAATCCTTAATGGTGAGCAAATCGAAGAAAATGTTCCAAATGAGGTAATATTAAAACCTAAATCTGAACATCAGCTTGTGGGATCTCCCGTTCCCAGAAAGGATATTCTAAAAATGCTTAAAGCTGAACCTGTGTATGTTCAGGATCTTAGGTTTCCAGGAATGGTCCATGCTCGGATAGCCAGACCTCCCGCTTACCAGGCAGTTCTGGAAGAATTTAATCCTGATAATGCAAAAAAGTTGCCTTCGGTAATAAAAGTGATCCGAATAAACAATTTTATAGGGGTCCTGGCGCAAGATGAATATCAGGCTCAGAAAGCGAAAGAACTGCTGGAAAAGGATTGTGAATGGAAAATTTCTGCAGAACTAAACCAAACAGAGTCCTGGAAAGATCACTTAAAAGCAATAAGTTCAAACTCTGAAACTGTTGAAAATACCGGGAATTTCAGTTTTGGGAATAATTCTTTAAAAGCTTCTTATTCCAAACCCTACGTAATGCATGGGTCTATTGGGCCCTCCTGCGCAGTTGCTTTTTTTAATAGAGATAAACTTCAGGTCTGGACTCATAGTCAGGGTGTTTATCCATTACAGGAAACCCTGGCAGATCTTTTAGATCTTAACGAAGACCAGATGCAAATAACCGGGGTTCCGGGTTCCGGCTGCTATGGTCATAACGGCGCCGATGATGTAGCTGCAGAAGCAGCTCTGCTTGCAACAAAATATCCCGGAAAACATATTCGTCTTCAATGGTCACGGGCAGACGAGCATAGCTGGGAGCCTTATGGCTCGGCTATGATCATGGATCTGGAAGCCAGTTTAGATGATCGTGGGAAAATTAAAAACTGGAATTACGAGCTATGGTCTGACACTCACAGTACGCGGCCAGGAGGCAATAAGGTTAACCTGCTTCCCGCTTCTTATTATGGAGAAAATAACCCTTCTCCAACTCAAGGTTATCTTGGAGGGGCTTACAGGAATGCTCAGCCTTACTATTCTATAGAGAATAGAAATATTAAAGCAAATTTTTTCAAGGGACCACTTAGGGTTTCTGCTTTAAGGGGTTTAGGAGCCTATGCGAATATTTTTGCTATAGAAAGTTTTATGGATGAGCTGGCAGAAAAGGCAGAAAAAGATCCTCTTCAATTTCGTCTTGATCACCTTTCCGATTCCCGCGCAATTGATATTCTTAATAAATTAAAGCAAATGACCTCTGACCTCAGCCTTCAACAAAATGATGGAATAGGATATGCCTTTTCTCGCTATAAAAACACCGACTCCTATTTTGGAGTGGCAGCGAAAGTTAGGTACGAGAGTAGTAAAATCAGCATTAAAAAAATGTGGGGAGTAATAGATTCTGGAGAAGTTATTAATCCAGACGGGCTGAGAAATCAAACAGAAGGAGGCATGATACAGTCGGCCAGTTGGACAATGCTGGAAGAAGTAAAATTTGACAAGACTCATGTGACAAGCCTGGACTGGGAGACTTATCCTATTTTCCGCATAGCAGATATTCCTCAAATAGAAGTGCAGATCATTGACCGGCCCTACGAACCGCCATTAGGGGCGGGCGAAGCTGCACAGGGAGCTACTGCAGCCGCTATTGTGAATGCAATTTATAATGTTACAAGAAAGAGAGTAAGAGACTTACCGGTAAGTAAAACTTTCGAGGTATAA
- a CDS encoding rhodanese-like domain-containing protein: protein MKNYLFLMVVFFIFTPVNAQDSVEALLKNYNSGSVPYISVEELRKKQLSGDVILLDTRSPEEFEVSHIENAILVGYDDFDLTRLPDVSRKKAIIVYCSLGIRSEQIGEKLKKAGFENVQNLFGGIFEWKNAGFPVLDPAGNPTEKVHAYSKQWSKWLKNAEKIY, encoded by the coding sequence ATGAAGAATTATCTCTTTCTCATGGTAGTGTTTTTCATATTTACTCCTGTGAATGCGCAGGACTCTGTAGAAGCTTTACTGAAAAATTATAATTCCGGTAGCGTTCCCTATATTTCTGTGGAAGAGCTTCGAAAGAAACAACTTAGTGGGGATGTGATCCTTCTGGATACAAGAAGTCCTGAGGAATTTGAGGTGAGTCATATTGAAAATGCCATCCTCGTTGGTTATGACGATTTTGACCTGACCAGATTGCCAGATGTATCTAGAAAGAAAGCTATCATAGTTTATTGCTCCTTGGGAATAAGATCAGAACAAATTGGAGAAAAATTAAAAAAAGCAGGTTTTGAAAATGTTCAGAATTTATTCGGTGGAATATTTGAGTGGAAAAATGCCGGTTTCCCGGTATTAGATCCAGCAGGTAACCCAACCGAAAAGGTTCATGCCTATTCGAAACAATGGTCCAAATGGCTGAAAAATGCCGAAAAAATATATTAA
- the groL gene encoding chaperonin GroEL (60 kDa chaperone family; promotes refolding of misfolded polypeptides especially under stressful conditions; forms two stacked rings of heptamers to form a barrel-shaped 14mer; ends can be capped by GroES; misfolded proteins enter the barrel where they are refolded when GroES binds), translating to MAKDIKFDIQARNGIKRGVDALANAVKVTLGPKGRNVIISKSFGAPTVTKDGVTVAKEIELEDALENMGAQMVKEVASKTNDLAGDGTTTATVLAQAIVKEGLKNVAAGANPMDLKRGIDKAVEALTADLAKQTKEVGDSSEKIKQVASISANNDDKIGDLIAQAFDKVGKEGVITVEEAKGTETHVDVVEGMQFDRGYLSPYFVTNSEKMTADLEDPYILLFDKKISSMKDLLPVLEPVAQSGKPLLIIAEDVDGEALATLVVNKLRGSLKIAAVKAPGFGDRRKAMLEDIAILTGGTVISEERGFTLENATIDMLGTAEKVAIDKDNTTIVNGAGNNNDIENRVNQIKAQIESTTSDYDREKLQERLAKLAGGVAVLYVGAASEVEMKEKKDRVDDALHATRAAVEEGIVAGGGVALVRAQAVLSKIKTENADEATGVQIVSRAIESPLRTIVENAGGEGSVVINKVLEGKKDFGYDAKTDTYVDMMKAGIIDPKKVTRVALENAASVAGMILTTECALIDLPEDNAGGGMPQGMGGGMPGMM from the coding sequence ATGGCAAAAGATATAAAATTTGACATCCAGGCCCGTAACGGGATCAAACGTGGAGTAGACGCATTAGCCAATGCGGTTAAGGTAACTTTGGGACCTAAAGGTCGTAATGTTATTATCAGTAAATCATTTGGTGCGCCAACTGTAACAAAAGATGGTGTTACTGTAGCAAAAGAAATCGAACTTGAAGATGCTCTAGAGAATATGGGAGCTCAGATGGTGAAAGAAGTTGCTTCAAAAACCAATGATCTTGCCGGTGATGGTACTACTACCGCTACCGTTCTTGCTCAGGCTATCGTAAAAGAAGGTCTTAAGAACGTAGCAGCCGGTGCAAACCCAATGGATCTTAAAAGAGGGATCGATAAAGCTGTAGAAGCTCTTACTGCAGATCTTGCTAAGCAAACTAAAGAAGTAGGTGACTCTTCAGAAAAGATCAAGCAGGTGGCGTCTATTAGTGCAAATAATGATGACAAGATAGGTGATCTTATTGCTCAGGCTTTTGATAAAGTTGGTAAAGAAGGAGTGATCACTGTTGAAGAGGCTAAAGGAACTGAAACTCACGTAGACGTGGTTGAAGGTATGCAATTTGACAGAGGATACCTTTCTCCTTACTTCGTGACCAATTCAGAAAAAATGACTGCAGATCTTGAAGATCCATACATCCTTCTTTTTGATAAGAAGATATCTTCAATGAAAGACCTGCTTCCTGTACTTGAGCCAGTTGCTCAATCTGGAAAACCATTATTGATCATCGCTGAAGATGTAGACGGAGAAGCTCTTGCTACTCTTGTAGTGAACAAACTACGTGGATCTTTAAAAATCGCTGCAGTTAAGGCTCCAGGATTTGGTGATCGTAGAAAAGCAATGTTAGAAGACATCGCTATCTTAACCGGAGGTACTGTAATTTCTGAAGAAAGAGGATTTACTTTAGAGAATGCAACTATCGATATGTTAGGTACTGCAGAGAAAGTAGCTATCGATAAAGATAATACTACGATCGTAAACGGTGCTGGTAACAATAATGATATTGAAAACAGAGTAAACCAGATCAAAGCTCAGATCGAGTCTACTACTTCAGATTATGACAGAGAGAAGCTTCAGGAGCGTCTGGCAAAATTAGCCGGTGGTGTTGCCGTACTTTACGTAGGTGCAGCTTCAGAAGTTGAAATGAAAGAGAAGAAAGACCGTGTAGATGATGCCCTTCACGCAACCAGAGCGGCTGTAGAAGAAGGAATCGTTGCAGGTGGTGGTGTTGCTTTAGTTAGAGCCCAGGCTGTACTAAGCAAGATCAAAACTGAAAATGCAGATGAGGCTACCGGAGTTCAGATAGTTTCAAGAGCTATCGAATCTCCTCTAAGAACTATTGTAGAGAATGCTGGTGGTGAAGGATCTGTAGTGATCAATAAGGTACTTGAGGGTAAGAAGGACTTTGGATATGATGCTAAGACCGATACATATGTAGATATGATGAAGGCTGGTATTATAGATCCTAAGAAAGTAACCAGAGTAGCGCTTGAAAATGCTGCTTCTGTTGCCGGAATGATCCTTACTACTGAATGTGCATTGATCGATCTTCCAGAAGATAATGCCGGTGGTGGAATGCCACAAGGTATGGGAGGCGGAATGCCAGGAATGATGTAA
- a CDS encoding (2Fe-2S)-binding protein, with protein MEKISLKVNSVTYDLEIDPETPLLYVLRNQMELNGPKYGCGYEQCGACLVLLDGKAYPSCKIPVRDVQNVAIRTLKDLQDDNKLHPVQEAFAEEQAAQCGYCLNGILISSFSLLNENPNPDRAAINEGLKRVLCRCGTYSRFIKAVEKAASRK; from the coding sequence ATGGAAAAAATCAGCCTTAAGGTAAATTCTGTAACTTATGATCTGGAAATTGATCCGGAAACACCTCTGCTATATGTCCTTCGGAATCAAATGGAATTAAATGGGCCTAAATATGGATGTGGATATGAGCAATGTGGTGCCTGTTTGGTATTGCTGGATGGCAAGGCCTATCCAAGTTGTAAGATCCCGGTAAGGGATGTTCAGAATGTAGCAATAAGGACATTGAAAGATCTTCAAGATGATAATAAATTACATCCGGTTCAGGAGGCTTTTGCTGAAGAACAGGCTGCTCAATGCGGCTATTGTTTAAATGGTATACTAATTTCGTCGTTTTCCCTTCTAAATGAAAATCCAAATCCAGACAGAGCGGCAATAAATGAAGGTCTAAAAAGGGTTCTTTGCCGTTGTGGAACTTACAGCAGGTTCATAAAAGCTGTTGAAAAAGCCGCTTCAAGAAAATAA
- a CDS encoding purine-nucleoside phosphorylase, which yields MTDRISEAVDYLKSKGFGEPEVGIILGTGLGKLLDEVAIEVVASYNHIPYFPTATVEFHKGKLIYGTLEGKKVIIMQGRFHVYEGYSLFDVTFPVRVMKRLGMKRLLVSNASGAINLDMKKGELMLIDDHINLQGGSPLAFYGVEKLGERFVDMSEPYDATMNSIFEEAAKKNNITLHKGVYAAVLGPQLETRAEYRYLKIIGADAVGMSTVPEIIVANHLGIPASAISVITDQGDPDNLEKVNIQDILENAAKAEPDMVKLFKEFLQKI from the coding sequence ATGACAGACAGAATTAGTGAAGCTGTAGATTATCTTAAATCTAAAGGCTTCGGAGAACCAGAGGTTGGGATCATTTTAGGGACTGGTTTAGGAAAACTACTTGATGAAGTGGCAATAGAAGTAGTTGCCAGTTATAACCACATTCCTTATTTCCCTACCGCTACTGTAGAGTTCCATAAAGGTAAATTGATCTATGGTACTTTAGAAGGAAAAAAGGTGATCATCATGCAAGGAAGATTTCATGTATATGAGGGTTACAGCCTTTTTGATGTTACCTTTCCAGTTAGGGTGATGAAGCGATTGGGCATGAAAAGATTGTTGGTTTCAAATGCTTCGGGAGCGATTAACCTGGATATGAAAAAGGGAGAATTAATGCTCATAGATGACCATATCAATCTGCAGGGAGGATCTCCACTCGCATTCTACGGAGTTGAAAAGTTGGGAGAGCGCTTTGTTGATATGAGCGAACCCTATGATGCGACAATGAATTCGATTTTCGAGGAGGCCGCTAAAAAGAATAATATCACTTTACATAAGGGGGTTTATGCTGCAGTGTTGGGTCCTCAATTGGAAACCAGGGCAGAATACAGATATTTAAAAATTATTGGTGCCGATGCCGTAGGAATGAGTACGGTTCCTGAAATAATAGTTGCCAATCATCTTGGTATTCCCGCTTCGGCTATCTCCGTGATCACAGACCAAGGTGATCCTGATAATCTTGAAAAAGTAAATATTCAGGATATACTTGAGAATGCAGCAAAAGCAGAACCGGATATGGTAAAATTATTTAAAGAATTTTTACAGAAGATATAA
- a CDS encoding arsenosugar biosynthesis-associated peroxidase-like protein, with product MSKNYYDPADLRKFGEITEWSEELGTKFFDYYGKVFEEGALSAREKSLIALAVSHVVKCPYCIDAYTKDGLQRGITKEEMMEAVHAGAAIESGATLVHGVQMMNKYKKLSM from the coding sequence ATGTCTAAAAATTATTATGATCCTGCCGATCTGAGAAAATTTGGTGAGATCACCGAATGGAGTGAAGAGTTAGGTACTAAATTCTTTGATTATTACGGGAAAGTTTTTGAAGAAGGAGCTCTTTCTGCAAGAGAAAAGTCATTGATCGCCCTTGCTGTTTCGCATGTCGTTAAATGTCCCTACTGTATCGATGCATACACTAAAGATGGGCTCCAACGCGGGATCACAAAAGAAGAAATGATGGAAGCAGTTCATGCGGGAGCAGCTATTGAAAGTGGCGCTACCCTAGTACATGGAGTGCAAATGATGAATAAATACAAAAAGCTGAGTATGTAA
- a CDS encoding LptE family protein codes for MKRTLLVFCSILMFTFQSCGIYSFTGADTGEAESFQVNFFQNNADLVEPGIDRAFTISLQDLILNQTSLNLTNTNGDLIFEGEITEYYISPMSATAENTAAQNRLTISVNVRYYNTLEPEKDFERRFSFYFDYPAQTQLVGANLETALDEIYTRLTQDIFNAALTDW; via the coding sequence ATGAAAAGAACGCTTTTAGTTTTTTGCTCAATTTTAATGTTCACTTTCCAGTCCTGCGGGATCTACTCTTTCACCGGGGCAGATACCGGGGAAGCAGAATCGTTTCAGGTAAACTTCTTTCAGAACAATGCAGATCTTGTAGAACCGGGAATAGACAGGGCTTTTACGATCTCACTTCAGGATCTAATTCTTAACCAGACCAGTCTGAACCTCACAAATACAAATGGCGACCTTATATTTGAAGGGGAGATCACCGAGTACTATATTTCACCAATGTCTGCTACCGCTGAGAATACTGCTGCACAGAACAGGTTGACTATTTCGGTGAACGTGAGATATTATAATACCCTGGAACCGGAAAAGGATTTTGAAAGAAGATTCTCTTTCTATTTTGATTATCCCGCGCAAACACAATTGGTAGGGGCAAACCTTGAAACGGCACTGGACGAGATCTATACACGATTAACTCAGGATATTTTCAATGCGGCATTAACCGACTGGTAA
- a CDS encoding co-chaperone GroES, which produces MGLNIKPLSDRVVIEPVAAENKTASGIIIPETAKEKPQKGKVVAVGAGTKDHKMTVKEGDMVLYGKYAGTELKLEGTDYLIMREDDILAIV; this is translated from the coding sequence ATGGGACTAAACATTAAACCACTTTCAGACAGGGTTGTTATTGAACCTGTTGCTGCAGAAAACAAAACTGCATCTGGTATTATTATTCCTGAAACTGCCAAGGAAAAACCTCAAAAAGGAAAGGTAGTAGCTGTTGGAGCCGGAACCAAGGATCATAAGATGACCGTTAAAGAAGGTGATATGGTGTTGTATGGTAAATATGCCGGTACAGAGCTTAAGCTTGAAGGTACAGACTATTTGATCATGCGCGAGGACGATATACTTGCAATAGTATAA
- a CDS encoding AraC family transcriptional regulator: MRIDVKTLPVNEILEDLADTLNAELKNKSGELTLQIPDEIGDGYIRGVSFDSGMGIITYNCKFYEDVEIHFSLNTVHPLKFIFCSEGNVGHRFQKTDKINKIDTYQNIVVSSNGYDGHILYFKKDVATHVSSLEIIRSVFAHRSNYDFKDLDPTLKELFKDAVSKKQFFYQGNYSIKAADLMDDINTKDYTGFLRNLFLEGKAFEMLVIQIAQYEDDENGENLPKILRKSDIEKVDYVAKRIQGDLSTNLTVESLAKEAGTNVNKLQEGFKYVYNLTVNKYMQHVKLEAAKEMLNLSEKNISEIVTAIGLNNRSYFSKIFKEKYGVSPKYFLRSSKNSKNAEVQEEQD, translated from the coding sequence ATGAGAATTGATGTAAAAACCTTACCGGTAAATGAAATCCTGGAGGACCTTGCCGATACTTTAAATGCCGAATTAAAAAATAAGAGCGGTGAATTGACCTTGCAAATCCCTGACGAAATTGGAGATGGATATATCCGTGGGGTTAGTTTTGATTCTGGAATGGGCATCATCACTTATAATTGCAAGTTCTATGAAGATGTAGAGATACATTTTTCCCTGAATACAGTTCATCCACTAAAATTTATTTTCTGTTCTGAAGGTAATGTTGGTCATCGCTTTCAAAAAACTGACAAGATCAATAAAATTGACACCTATCAAAACATTGTTGTTAGTAGTAATGGATACGATGGCCATATTCTATATTTCAAAAAGGACGTTGCCACCCATGTTTCCAGTCTCGAGATCATTAGATCTGTATTTGCACATAGATCAAATTATGACTTTAAGGACCTGGATCCCACTCTAAAAGAACTTTTTAAGGATGCCGTTTCAAAAAAGCAGTTTTTCTACCAGGGAAACTATAGTATTAAGGCAGCCGATCTAATGGATGATATTAATACTAAAGACTACACCGGGTTCCTTAGAAATCTTTTTCTAGAAGGAAAGGCATTCGAAATGCTGGTGATCCAGATCGCACAGTACGAAGATGATGAAAACGGAGAAAACCTTCCGAAGATCCTTAGAAAATCTGATATAGAAAAGGTAGACTACGTTGCTAAAAGAATACAGGGAGATCTAAGCACTAATCTTACTGTAGAATCTTTAGCGAAGGAAGCCGGAACCAATGTGAATAAGCTACAGGAAGGCTTCAAATATGTTTATAACCTTACAGTTAATAAATATATGCAGCATGTTAAGCTGGAAGCCGCAAAGGAAATGCTAAACCTTTCTGAAAAGAACATTTCTGAGATCGTCACCGCCATAGGTTTAAACAATCGTAGTTATTTCTCTAAGATCTTTAAAGAGAAATATGGAGTGAGCCCTAAATACTTCTTACGCTCCAGTAAGAATTCTAAAAATGCAGAAGTCCAGGAGGAACAGGATTAA
- the arsS gene encoding arsenosugar biosynthesis radical SAM (seleno)protein ArsS (Some members of this family are selenoproteins.): MSIKSLKARKDDLSSPENQLKFLSNGIFKKGGLPTFKEKISETGNFPLKPKKLEILQLNLGYMCNQVCSHCHVDAGPDRKEIMTVETMNQCLEVIRTTGAHTLDLTGGAPEMNPNFRWFVEEASKAGIKDFIVRSNLTIILANKKYHDLPDFFKKHNVHVVSSLPFYKREKTDKQRGSGVFDKSIKALQMLNTVGYAQEGTGLKLDLVYNPSGAFLPTNQQAMENDFKVALKEDFNIDFDNLFSITNLPISRFLEYLIASENYEDYMYALVDAYNPAAVENVMCTNTISISWDGWLYDCDFNQMLDLKVNSKVKHISEYNEDLLNDRNIITSQHCYGCTAGAGSSCQGSVA, from the coding sequence ATGTCTATCAAATCCCTAAAAGCGAGAAAGGACGATCTTTCAAGCCCTGAAAATCAACTCAAATTTCTAAGTAACGGAATCTTTAAAAAAGGCGGATTGCCAACTTTTAAAGAGAAAATATCTGAAACCGGAAATTTTCCTTTAAAGCCCAAAAAACTTGAAATATTACAACTGAACCTTGGTTATATGTGCAACCAGGTTTGTTCTCATTGCCATGTTGATGCAGGTCCCGATAGAAAGGAGATCATGACGGTGGAAACGATGAATCAGTGCCTGGAGGTTATAAGGACCACGGGTGCACATACTCTGGACCTAACCGGTGGGGCGCCGGAAATGAACCCTAATTTCAGGTGGTTCGTAGAAGAAGCCTCGAAAGCAGGTATCAAAGATTTTATCGTGAGATCTAACTTAACGATCATTCTTGCGAATAAGAAATATCATGATCTGCCTGATTTCTTTAAAAAGCATAATGTTCATGTGGTTTCATCCCTGCCATTTTACAAACGGGAAAAAACAGACAAGCAAAGGGGAAGCGGGGTTTTTGATAAATCTATCAAAGCACTTCAGATGCTGAATACGGTGGGCTACGCACAGGAAGGAACAGGACTAAAACTAGATCTTGTTTACAATCCTTCAGGTGCATTTTTACCAACGAACCAGCAGGCTATGGAAAATGATTTTAAAGTCGCTTTAAAAGAGGATTTCAACATAGATTTTGATAACCTATTTTCGATCACCAATTTACCTATTAGCAGATTTTTAGAGTATTTGATAGCTTCAGAAAATTATGAAGATTATATGTATGCCCTGGTGGATGCCTATAATCCTGCAGCAGTGGAAAATGTGATGTGCACCAATACTATTTCCATTAGCTGGGATGGATGGTTATATGATTGTGATTTCAACCAGATGCTCGACCTGAAAGTGAATAGCAAGGTGAAGCATATAAGTGAATACAACGAAGATCTTTTGAACGACAGGAATATTATTACTTCGCAGCATTGCTACGGTTGTACGGCGGGTGCCGGAAGTAGTTGTCAGGGAAGTGTGGCCTAA
- a CDS encoding TIGR04282 family arsenosugar biosynthesis glycosyltransferase: MNKKNLLIIFTKNPVAGNVKTRLARDIGEENALEIYKFLLDHSFKITTALNITKQVHYSEDVPDEDLWDQGDFDKKLQYGKDLGIRMENAFRDGFRAGFEKIVIIGTDLLELRTEDIEFAFSALDNKDYVIGPAEDGGYYLFGMTELNTEVFRKKTWSTPSVFEDTLKNIKNSRIELLRTQNDIDVLDDIIDHPTFQKFLKYDRQN; this comes from the coding sequence GTGAATAAGAAGAATTTATTGATCATTTTTACCAAGAATCCCGTTGCGGGCAATGTGAAGACCAGGCTAGCCAGGGACATTGGAGAGGAGAATGCTTTGGAGATCTATAAGTTCCTTTTAGATCATTCTTTTAAAATTACCACAGCCTTAAACATTACCAAGCAAGTTCATTATTCCGAAGATGTTCCAGATGAGGATCTTTGGGATCAGGGAGACTTTGACAAAAAGCTTCAGTACGGAAAAGATCTGGGTATTAGAATGGAAAATGCCTTTCGAGATGGATTTAGAGCAGGCTTTGAAAAAATTGTGATAATAGGGACCGATCTTTTAGAACTTAGAACCGAGGATATTGAATTTGCATTCAGCGCGCTGGATAACAAGGATTATGTAATTGGGCCTGCCGAAGACGGGGGATATTATTTATTCGGAATGACCGAATTAAATACTGAGGTTTTTAGAAAAAAAACCTGGAGTACTCCCAGCGTCTTTGAGGATACCTTGAAGAATATTAAAAACAGCAGAATAGAACTTCTGCGAACTCAAAACGATATAGATGTGCTGGACGATATTATAGATCATCCTACCTTTCAAAAATTTTTAAAATATGACAGACAGAATTAG